The following proteins come from a genomic window of Posidoniimonas polymericola:
- the ruvA gene encoding Holliday junction branch migration protein RuvA — protein sequence MITKVTGRVVSLSPDFCTLAIGPYERQVLVPEFARRSLQGKVGQEVELHTIEYLEGNPMQGRMTPRMIGFLNPVEREFFEMFCQVDGVGVKKALRAMVRPVAELAGEIEEQDVKGLSTLPGIGPATAERVVAKLRRKAAKFALLVGRDLPAGGDIEQDLVAEVFEILRTLGHSEPDAKRLLDEAVSRKKKYKDVEALLHAVYEQRNG from the coding sequence ATGATCACCAAAGTCACCGGCCGCGTTGTTTCCCTCTCGCCCGACTTCTGCACGCTGGCCATTGGGCCCTACGAGCGGCAGGTGCTAGTCCCCGAGTTCGCCCGGCGGAGCCTGCAGGGGAAGGTGGGCCAGGAGGTCGAGCTGCACACCATCGAGTACCTCGAGGGGAACCCGATGCAGGGCCGAATGACGCCGCGGATGATCGGCTTCCTGAACCCGGTCGAGCGCGAGTTCTTCGAGATGTTCTGCCAGGTCGACGGCGTCGGCGTGAAGAAGGCGCTCCGCGCGATGGTGCGGCCGGTCGCCGAGCTGGCCGGCGAGATCGAGGAGCAGGACGTCAAAGGCCTCAGCACGCTGCCCGGGATCGGCCCGGCGACCGCCGAACGGGTGGTGGCCAAGCTGCGCCGCAAAGCGGCCAAGTTCGCTCTCTTGGTGGGCCGCGACCTGCCCGCCGGCGGCGACATCGAGCAGGACCTGGTCGCCGAGGTGTTCGAGATCCTCCGCACCCTCGGCCACAGCGAACCCGACGCCAAGCGGCTGCTCGACGAGGCCGTCAGCCGCAAGAAGAAGTACAAGGACGTCGAGGCCCTGCTGCACGCGGTGTATGAGCAGCGCAACGGCTAG
- a CDS encoding M50 family metallopeptidase, with translation MILAEPSPTPADLHFRLFGFPVRVHPFFWLICLLLSGGGEPRSVLIWIVAVFASIVVHELGHAFAQRHYGGRSRIVLYGMGGLAIGEGVRDTPWRQVLISLAGPFAGFLLATLLYLLLVATGVPAEVRFTPLPRVVVAQIDSLFANELLRNLFYINIMWGILNLAPIYPLDGGRVSRELFTMWLPPHRGVIASLWVSVLCAVALGGYLFTLGGGLWSLLLFGMLAYNNYQMLQAYQSSRGGRW, from the coding sequence ATGATCCTCGCCGAACCAAGCCCCACGCCCGCCGACCTCCACTTCCGCCTGTTTGGCTTCCCGGTGAGGGTGCACCCGTTCTTCTGGCTGATCTGCCTGCTGCTGAGCGGCGGCGGCGAGCCACGCTCGGTGCTGATCTGGATCGTCGCGGTGTTTGCCTCGATCGTCGTGCACGAACTGGGGCACGCGTTTGCTCAGCGACACTACGGCGGCCGGTCGCGGATTGTGCTGTACGGCATGGGAGGGCTGGCGATCGGCGAAGGGGTGCGCGACACGCCGTGGCGGCAGGTGCTGATTTCGCTGGCCGGCCCGTTCGCCGGCTTCCTGCTCGCGACCCTGCTGTATCTGCTGCTGGTAGCGACCGGCGTGCCCGCCGAGGTGCGGTTCACCCCCCTGCCTCGGGTGGTGGTGGCGCAGATCGACAGCCTGTTTGCTAACGAGCTGCTACGCAATCTGTTCTACATCAACATCATGTGGGGCATCCTCAACCTGGCGCCGATCTACCCGCTGGACGGGGGGCGGGTATCGCGCGAGCTGTTCACGATGTGGCTGCCCCCGCACCGCGGGGTGATCGCTTCGCTGTGGGTTTCGGTGCTCTGTGCGGTCGCGCTGGGCGGCTACCTGTTTACGTTGGGCGGCGGCCTGTGGTCGTTGCTCCTCTTCGGCATGCTCGCCTACAACAACTACCAGATGCTGCAGGCCTACCAGTCGTCGCGCGGCGGTCGATGGTAA
- the cyaB gene encoding class IV adenylate cyclase produces the protein MQLEVEQKFHAPDLEAVRGRVVELGGAPLKTVEQRDTYFRHPSRDFAQTGEALRIRRTGDQAVVTYKGAKLDREVKTRPELEFPLFDGGDPQQELFGLLGFVQVADVAKHREAYQLTRGGLQLEVALDTVADVGTFAEVEAIAEQDAVAAAQAAVQQLAADLGLTDLEPRSYLRMYLEGRDA, from the coding sequence ATGCAGCTCGAAGTCGAACAAAAGTTTCACGCCCCGGACCTCGAAGCCGTGCGCGGCCGTGTTGTCGAGTTGGGCGGCGCGCCGCTCAAGACCGTCGAGCAACGCGACACCTACTTCCGGCACCCGTCGCGAGATTTCGCGCAAACGGGCGAGGCGCTGCGGATCCGGCGAACCGGTGACCAGGCCGTGGTGACCTACAAGGGCGCGAAGCTCGACCGTGAGGTGAAGACCCGCCCCGAGCTCGAGTTCCCGCTTTTCGACGGGGGCGACCCGCAGCAGGAGCTGTTCGGGCTGCTCGGGTTTGTGCAGGTCGCCGATGTGGCCAAGCACCGCGAAGCTTACCAACTGACACGCGGCGGCCTACAACTAGAGGTCGCCCTGGATACGGTCGCCGATGTCGGAACGTTCGCCGAGGTTGAGGCGATCGCCGAGCAGGACGCGGTCGCCGCCGCGCAGGCGGCGGTCCAGCAGCTTGCGGCCGACCTCGGGCTGACCGACCTCGAGCCGCGTAGCTACCTGCGGATGTACCTGGAAGGTCGGGACGCGTAA
- the metK gene encoding methionine adenosyltransferase, producing the protein MASGNYLFTSESVSMGHPDKVSDQISDAIVDDILANDPDPANARVAVETLCTTGQVVVAGEVRTSHYVDVQRVVRETIKRIGYTDPSIGFSHDCGVLNAIHEQSADIAQGVDKASDVEGEQGAGDQGLMFGYACNETDVLMPLPIHVSHRIVEKLAALRQSGELSYLRPDSKSQVTVEYGRDNKPIRIDTVVVSTQHDESILAPCGTKITEEAKKEIIEKAIKPCLPAEFVSGDITYHINPTGKFVIGGPHGDTGLTGRKIIVDTYGGRGRHGGGAFSGKDPSKVDRSAAYMARYIAKNLVAAGLADEVEVQLAYAIGVAEPVSVNVNTFGTGKVDESTLVDLVRNNFSLTPRGLIKELGLTKPVMSATAAHGHFGREPGPNGEFSWEKTDKAEALAKAAEAATVNS; encoded by the coding sequence GTGGCATCCGGCAACTACCTGTTCACCAGTGAATCCGTCAGCATGGGCCACCCGGACAAAGTGTCCGACCAGATCTCCGACGCGATCGTCGACGACATCCTCGCCAACGACCCCGACCCGGCCAACGCCCGTGTCGCGGTCGAGACCCTCTGCACCACGGGCCAGGTGGTGGTCGCCGGCGAGGTCCGCACCAGCCACTACGTCGACGTGCAGCGGGTCGTGCGTGAGACCATCAAGCGGATCGGCTACACCGACCCGTCGATCGGCTTCAGCCACGACTGCGGCGTGCTGAACGCCATCCACGAGCAGTCCGCCGACATCGCCCAGGGCGTCGACAAGGCGTCGGACGTCGAGGGCGAGCAGGGCGCGGGCGACCAGGGCCTGATGTTCGGCTACGCGTGCAACGAGACCGACGTGCTCATGCCGCTGCCGATCCACGTCTCGCACCGCATCGTCGAGAAGCTGGCCGCGCTCCGCCAGTCGGGCGAGCTGTCGTACCTGCGCCCCGACTCCAAGAGCCAGGTGACGGTCGAGTACGGCCGGGACAACAAGCCGATCCGCATCGACACGGTGGTCGTCAGCACGCAGCACGACGAGAGCATCCTCGCCCCGTGCGGCACGAAGATCACCGAAGAGGCGAAGAAGGAGATCATCGAGAAGGCGATCAAGCCCTGCCTGCCGGCCGAGTTCGTCAGCGGCGACATCACCTACCACATCAACCCGACCGGCAAGTTCGTGATCGGCGGCCCGCACGGCGACACCGGCCTGACCGGCCGCAAGATTATCGTCGACACGTACGGCGGCCGCGGCCGCCACGGCGGCGGCGCGTTCAGCGGCAAGGACCCCTCGAAGGTCGACCGCTCGGCCGCCTACATGGCCCGCTACATCGCCAAGAACCTGGTCGCCGCCGGCCTGGCAGACGAGGTCGAGGTGCAGCTCGCCTACGCGATCGGCGTCGCCGAGCCGGTGAGCGTCAACGTCAACACGTTCGGCACCGGCAAGGTCGACGAGTCGACCCTGGTCGACCTGGTCCGCAACAACTTCTCGCTCACCCCGCGTGGCCTGATCAAGGAGCTCGGCCTGACCAAGCCCGTGATGTCGGCGACCGCCGCCCACGGCCACTTCGGCCGCGAGCCCGGCCCCAACGGCGAGTTCAGCTGGGAGAAGACCGACAAGGCCGAGGCCCTCGCCAAGGCCGCCGAAGCCGCTACGGTCAACAGCTAA
- the ruvC gene encoding crossover junction endodeoxyribonuclease RuvC, whose protein sequence is MRILGIDPGLNTTGYGVIDAEGRTLTLVEAGVVRGTSGRSLAHRVGEIHAGVAEVVEALKPDALALEELYSHYERPKTAILMGHARGVIVLAGVQAGVKVHHYAATQIKKTLTGNGRAPKSQMQQAVQAELRLTAAPDPPDVADALAIAMTHWYLGCRPSAIGLP, encoded by the coding sequence ATGCGTATCCTCGGCATCGACCCCGGACTCAACACCACCGGTTACGGCGTCATCGACGCCGAGGGCCGCACGCTCACGCTCGTGGAGGCCGGCGTCGTGCGGGGCACATCGGGCAGGTCGCTCGCGCACCGCGTCGGTGAGATCCACGCCGGCGTCGCCGAGGTGGTCGAGGCCCTCAAGCCCGACGCGCTCGCGCTCGAGGAACTCTACTCCCACTACGAGCGGCCCAAGACCGCCATCCTGATGGGCCACGCCCGCGGCGTGATTGTGCTGGCCGGCGTGCAGGCGGGCGTTAAGGTGCACCACTACGCGGCGACCCAGATCAAGAAAACCCTGACCGGCAACGGCCGCGCCCCCAAGTCCCAGATGCAGCAGGCCGTGCAGGCCGAGCTCCGCCTGACCGCCGCCCCCGACCCGCCCGACGTCGCCGACGCGTTGGCGATCGCGATGACGCACTGGTACCTGGGCTGTCGGCCCTCGGCTATCGGCCTTCCGTAG
- a CDS encoding MFS transporter, with translation MSRLADELPLNEQPYEPFDQSEDAAADPPSHRELYEARNFFWLMLHQVLLRIGWIFKTESIVMPMFLSMIGGSSLMIGLLPVLNRLGFSVPPLLYAQPLKLSPLKQRMVARSSLLMAAPFAVLSAVWFSGAWQTTGGSAAWWMPWLFLAVYGWFFCLTGVNQLGMHALHGKLIRADLRGRLYTAAVIVGAPVAVVSAWLLLPGWLKLPDGGFGWIFGFTALAFLASGSMLLFTREAPDRLTEPPTKPLQKFVDAWRVVRDDPRARPVAILSGLVCFNFMLFPHYQSLYPRRPGGTVVDYLGEIMLWVCVQNAATAVVSLVAGPLADWMGNRAALRCSTLGLASGPLIALLLAQASPEAAREQFYLVFMPLGFMPVTIKLLMNYTLEAAPDDDHPQYVAAIGMCIAMPVIVGAPVVGYLVGRFGAAPVFIGGLAVLLLAFLQSLRLPEPRHG, from the coding sequence ATGTCCCGCCTGGCCGACGAACTCCCGCTCAACGAACAGCCGTACGAGCCGTTCGACCAGTCGGAAGACGCCGCGGCCGACCCGCCCTCGCACCGCGAGCTCTACGAAGCCCGCAACTTCTTCTGGTTGATGCTGCACCAGGTGCTGCTGCGGATCGGATGGATCTTCAAGACCGAGAGCATCGTGATGCCGATGTTCCTCAGCATGATCGGCGGCAGCTCGCTGATGATCGGCCTGTTGCCGGTGCTCAACCGACTGGGGTTCAGCGTGCCGCCGCTGCTGTACGCGCAGCCGCTCAAGCTGTCGCCGCTGAAGCAGCGGATGGTGGCGAGGTCGTCGCTGCTGATGGCGGCGCCGTTCGCCGTGCTCTCGGCGGTGTGGTTCTCCGGCGCGTGGCAGACCACGGGCGGATCCGCCGCGTGGTGGATGCCGTGGTTGTTCCTGGCGGTTTACGGCTGGTTCTTTTGCCTAACGGGCGTCAACCAGCTCGGCATGCACGCGCTGCACGGCAAGCTGATCCGCGCCGACCTGCGGGGGCGGCTGTACACGGCCGCCGTGATCGTCGGCGCGCCGGTGGCGGTCGTCAGCGCGTGGCTGCTGCTGCCGGGCTGGCTCAAGCTGCCCGACGGCGGCTTCGGTTGGATCTTCGGCTTCACCGCGTTGGCGTTCCTGGCGTCGGGCAGCATGCTGCTGTTCACCAGGGAGGCGCCCGACCGGCTGACCGAGCCCCCCACCAAGCCGCTGCAGAAGTTTGTCGACGCCTGGCGCGTGGTGCGTGATGACCCGCGGGCGCGGCCGGTGGCGATCCTCTCCGGGCTGGTGTGCTTCAACTTCATGCTGTTCCCGCACTACCAGTCGCTCTACCCGAGGCGGCCGGGCGGCACGGTGGTCGACTACCTAGGTGAGATCATGCTGTGGGTCTGCGTGCAGAACGCGGCGACCGCGGTGGTCAGCCTGGTCGCGGGGCCGCTGGCCGACTGGATGGGAAACCGCGCCGCGCTGCGGTGCTCGACGCTCGGACTGGCGAGCGGGCCGCTGATCGCGCTGCTGCTGGCCCAGGCGTCGCCGGAGGCGGCCCGCGAGCAATTCTACCTGGTGTTCATGCCGCTCGGGTTCATGCCGGTTACCATCAAGCTGCTGATGAACTACACGCTCGAGGCCGCGCCCGACGACGATCACCCGCAGTACGTCGCGGCGATCGGGATGTGCATCGCCATGCCGGTGATCGTCGGCGCGCCGGTGGTGGGCTACCTGGTGGGCCGGTTCGGCGCCGCGCCGGTGTTCATCGGCGGGCTAGCAGTGCTGCTGCTCGCGTTCCTGCAGAGCCTGCGGCTGCCAGAGCCACGGCACGGGTAG
- the ispF gene encoding 2-C-methyl-D-erythritol 2,4-cyclodiphosphate synthase, which translates to MSNFRIGLGEDTHRLEPGGPLRLGGVDVPHDRQAVGHSDADVLLHAVTDALLGAAGLPDIGELFPNTDPANRGRDSKDFLAEAHRRVQQEGYRLVNLDCVIAAQRPKLFPYKDAMRHAIAGVLGVSVGKIGIKAKTGESVGPVGREESIDARCVALIETAE; encoded by the coding sequence ATGAGCAATTTCAGAATCGGACTCGGCGAGGACACCCACCGGCTCGAACCGGGCGGGCCGCTGCGTCTGGGCGGCGTCGACGTTCCGCACGACCGTCAGGCTGTCGGGCACAGCGACGCCGACGTGCTGCTGCACGCGGTGACCGACGCATTGCTGGGCGCCGCGGGGCTGCCCGACATTGGCGAGCTGTTCCCCAACACCGATCCGGCGAACCGCGGCCGCGACTCGAAGGACTTCTTGGCCGAGGCCCACCGCCGCGTGCAGCAGGAGGGCTACCGGCTGGTGAACCTCGACTGCGTCATCGCCGCCCAGCGGCCCAAGCTCTTCCCCTACAAGGACGCCATGCGGCACGCCATCGCCGGCGTGCTCGGCGTCTCGGTCGGCAAGATCGGCATCAAGGCCAAGACCGGCGAGTCGGTCGGCCCGGTCGGCCGTGAGGAGTCGATTGATGCGCGATGCGTCGCGCTGATCGAAACGGCCGAATAG
- a CDS encoding type II toxin-antitoxin system HicA family toxin, translating to MPKVPGVNHKNAIRALEKADFVVAREGKHTVMTNGERILTIPRHNPINAITMGAIVRDAGLTVDEFRKLL from the coding sequence GTGCCCAAAGTACCAGGAGTCAATCACAAGAACGCCATCCGCGCTCTTGAGAAGGCGGACTTCGTAGTCGCTCGCGAGGGCAAACACACCGTGATGACCAACGGCGAACGGATCTTGACCATCCCCCGCCACAATCCAATCAACGCCATCACGATGGGGGCCATCGTGCGGGATGCTGGGCTGACGGTCGACGAATTCAGGAAGCTGCTCTAA
- a CDS encoding type II toxin-antitoxin system HicB family antitoxin, translated as MRYKISLEPSDEGYAASVLGLPGCHSQGVTEEEAIANVQDAIREYLEVQKELWIDKDVREVEVEA; from the coding sequence ATGCGATACAAGATCTCGCTCGAACCGTCCGATGAAGGCTACGCCGCTTCTGTGCTCGGGCTTCCTGGATGCCACTCGCAGGGGGTGACTGAAGAGGAAGCGATCGCCAACGTCCAAGACGCAATTCGCGAGTACCTCGAGGTGCAAAAGGAACTCTGGATTGACAAAGACGTCCGCGAAGTCGAAGTCGAGGCCTAG
- a CDS encoding UTP--glucose-1-phosphate uridylyltransferase, whose amino-acid sequence MADLETLRAKLAPFDQQHVLRFWDELSNEGRERLAAQLEDVDPELIAQVHGGDAEQPDWAALAKQAVPPPAMRLSDRQQGKSGGLGVTPDQAQQRGRQALDAGEVGVLLVAGGQGSRLGFDHPKGMYPIGPISDATLLQIHLEKAVALAKRHGVSVPVYLMTSPVTHDEQVAFLKEHDNFGLADDDLVVFCQGTMPAIDAQTGKLLMAAKDSLFLSPDGHGGTVAALAKSGAIDHMNRRGVKHLFYLQVDNPIVPIGDAELIGYHLLAESELTSMAVAKETPGEKLGNFAMIDDRMTIIEYSDMPDDVAELADASGGLKFWAGSIAVHVFGVAFLERMLGMKDSLPLHIAHKKVPHVDASGELVEPTENNALKLEKFIFDLLPKANNPIVVEYAEDEVFAPLKNAPGAPKDTEEYVQRFMMAQHRGWLAAAGVDVPADAPVEISPLWGLDAEGVKVKADGVKIDGPTYLR is encoded by the coding sequence ATGGCCGACCTCGAAACCCTGCGGGCGAAGCTCGCCCCGTTTGACCAGCAACACGTCCTCCGCTTCTGGGACGAGCTCTCCAACGAGGGCCGCGAGCGGCTGGCAGCCCAGCTCGAGGACGTCGACCCCGAGCTCATCGCCCAGGTCCACGGCGGCGACGCCGAGCAGCCCGATTGGGCCGCCCTCGCCAAGCAGGCGGTCCCGCCCCCCGCGATGCGTCTGTCCGACCGCCAGCAAGGCAAGTCGGGCGGCCTGGGCGTGACGCCCGACCAGGCACAGCAGCGTGGCCGCCAGGCGCTCGACGCCGGGGAGGTCGGGGTGCTGCTGGTCGCCGGCGGGCAGGGGAGCCGGCTCGGCTTCGACCACCCGAAGGGGATGTACCCAATCGGGCCGATCTCCGACGCCACGCTGCTGCAGATCCACTTGGAGAAGGCGGTCGCCCTCGCCAAGCGGCACGGCGTCAGCGTGCCGGTGTACCTGATGACCAGCCCGGTCACGCACGACGAGCAGGTGGCGTTCCTCAAGGAGCACGACAACTTCGGCCTGGCGGATGACGACCTGGTCGTGTTCTGCCAGGGGACCATGCCGGCCATCGACGCGCAGACCGGCAAGCTGCTGATGGCCGCCAAGGACTCGTTGTTCCTCAGCCCGGACGGGCACGGCGGCACGGTCGCCGCCTTGGCCAAGAGCGGCGCCATCGACCACATGAACCGCCGCGGCGTGAAGCACCTGTTCTACCTGCAGGTCGACAACCCGATCGTGCCAATCGGCGACGCGGAGCTGATCGGCTACCACCTGCTGGCCGAGTCGGAGCTGACCAGCATGGCGGTCGCCAAGGAGACGCCGGGGGAGAAGCTCGGCAACTTCGCGATGATCGACGACCGCATGACCATCATCGAGTACTCCGACATGCCCGACGACGTGGCCGAGCTGGCCGACGCGTCGGGCGGGCTCAAGTTCTGGGCCGGCAGCATCGCGGTGCACGTGTTCGGCGTGGCGTTCCTCGAGCGGATGCTTGGCATGAAGGACTCGCTGCCGCTGCACATCGCGCACAAAAAGGTGCCGCACGTGGACGCGTCGGGAGAGCTGGTCGAGCCGACCGAGAACAACGCGCTGAAGCTCGAGAAGTTCATCTTCGACCTGCTCCCCAAGGCGAACAACCCGATCGTCGTGGAGTACGCCGAGGACGAGGTGTTCGCGCCGCTGAAGAACGCGCCCGGCGCGCCCAAGGACACCGAGGAGTACGTGCAGCGGTTCATGATGGCCCAGCACCGCGGCTGGCTGGCGGCCGCCGGCGTCGACGTGCCGGCCGACGCCCCGGTCGAGATCAGCCCGCTGTGGGGGCTCGACGCCGAGGGGGTGAAAGTCAAGGCCGACGGCGTGAAGATCGATGGTCCGACCTACCTGCGGTGA
- the lpxB gene encoding lipid-A-disaccharide synthase, which produces MNIFFSVGEPSGDLHGANLIRELKQRRPDWKMVGYGGPRMQQAGCELHTDLTQFAVMWLLQVILNYHKFRALVKRAERYFAEQSPDAVVLIDYPGFNWHIAKAAKKHGVPVFYYGAPQLWGWAGWRVKKMRRWVDHVLVKLPFEEPWYRDRGCNATYLGHPYFDELRAQQLDQDFVRKRRASGPLVTILPGSRTQEVRSNLAAQLQAAEKVRQSTPGVRFAVAVFKQSQVALVETELAKSGVEAEVHVGRTPELIHAATCCLAVSGSVSLELLFHTKPTAIVYQVSPLAFFVQKFFRRVRYITLVNLLTADELFPAEVGVYDPEDPRDAHVLMPEYLTCQDPTDKLARHLTHWLTDDDARDALVARMAVLKEQIGRGGASVRAAEYVVNTLDPSGGLREAA; this is translated from the coding sequence ATGAACATCTTCTTCTCCGTTGGCGAGCCCTCGGGCGACCTGCACGGCGCGAACCTGATCCGCGAGCTCAAGCAGCGGCGGCCCGATTGGAAGATGGTCGGCTACGGCGGTCCACGGATGCAGCAGGCGGGCTGCGAGTTGCACACCGACCTGACGCAGTTTGCCGTGATGTGGCTGCTGCAGGTAATCCTCAACTACCACAAGTTCCGCGCGCTGGTGAAGCGGGCCGAGCGGTACTTTGCCGAACAAAGCCCCGACGCGGTCGTGCTGATTGATTACCCGGGCTTCAACTGGCACATCGCCAAGGCGGCCAAGAAGCACGGTGTGCCGGTCTTCTACTACGGGGCTCCCCAGCTGTGGGGCTGGGCCGGCTGGCGGGTCAAGAAGATGCGCCGCTGGGTCGACCACGTGCTGGTGAAGCTGCCGTTCGAGGAGCCGTGGTATCGCGACCGCGGCTGCAACGCGACCTACCTCGGCCACCCCTACTTTGACGAGCTGCGCGCGCAACAACTCGACCAAGATTTTGTGAGGAAGCGGCGGGCCTCCGGTCCGCTGGTAACGATCCTGCCGGGCTCCCGAACCCAAGAGGTACGCTCCAACCTGGCGGCTCAGCTCCAGGCGGCCGAGAAGGTCAGGCAGTCCACCCCCGGGGTGCGGTTTGCGGTCGCGGTGTTCAAGCAGTCGCAGGTCGCGTTGGTCGAGACCGAGTTGGCCAAGTCGGGCGTTGAGGCCGAGGTGCACGTCGGCCGCACGCCCGAGCTGATCCACGCCGCGACCTGCTGCCTGGCGGTGTCGGGCTCGGTGTCGCTGGAGCTGCTGTTCCACACCAAGCCGACCGCGATCGTGTACCAGGTGTCGCCGCTGGCGTTCTTCGTGCAGAAGTTCTTCCGCCGCGTGCGCTACATCACGCTGGTCAACCTGCTGACGGCCGACGAGCTGTTCCCCGCGGAGGTTGGCGTGTACGACCCCGAGGACCCGCGCGACGCGCACGTCCTGATGCCAGAGTACCTGACCTGCCAGGACCCGACCGACAAGCTGGCCCGCCACCTCACGCACTGGCTCACCGACGACGACGCGCGGGACGCGCTGGTGGCCCGCATGGCGGTGCTCAAGGAGCAGATCGGCCGGGGCGGGGCCTCGGTCCGTGCGGCGGAGTACGTCGTTAACACGCTCGACCCCTCCGGCGGCCTGCGCGAGGCGGCCTAG
- the cysS gene encoding cysteine--tRNA ligase, with the protein MPAHPTLQIYNTLSKKKEPFEPVKEGKVGIYLCGPTVYAEAHIGHLVGPVIFDCITRHLKHRGYDVTWVVNITDVDDKLINKAQERGITMLEVAEENIKDYQGNLAALGVDQISEFPRATECMQEIIDFVADLVKQGYAYASEGDVYFDVGKDREYGKLSNRSVADMQGDGGGQAARKKSAADFALWKSAKPGEPSWESPWGDGRPGWHIECSAMSKKILGETFDIHGGGLDLVFPHHENEVAQSECCHGKPMVKYWAHNGLLRKDSAAGKIGGKSDRGEPDADAGGKMSRSKGAGGLADLIKKQGGERIRFFLLRTHYRSTVLFSEPAIEEAAIGLEQFYRLFKRYTRVTGKDFYDLKLPTDAAIPCLSDPAAKARDKFLAAMDDDFNTGGAIGELFELAKIANKLCEEKKLEESDADADAVAEFTATLTAVKELSAILGIFQAPPASAGGETDELLGKVMQVVIDLRAESRKAKNFAVADAIRDGLAPTGIVLEDRAGGTEWSGGGDAAMDGVMQMLIDLRATARKNKDFATGDAVRDQLNAAGVTLEDRAGGTEWTAG; encoded by the coding sequence ATGCCCGCGCACCCTACCCTGCAGATCTACAACACGCTGTCGAAGAAGAAGGAGCCGTTCGAGCCTGTTAAGGAAGGCAAGGTGGGCATCTACCTGTGCGGCCCCACCGTGTACGCCGAGGCGCACATCGGGCACCTGGTCGGGCCGGTGATCTTCGACTGCATCACGCGGCACCTGAAGCACCGCGGCTACGACGTCACCTGGGTGGTCAACATCACCGACGTCGACGACAAGCTGATCAACAAGGCCCAGGAGCGCGGCATCACGATGCTCGAGGTGGCCGAAGAGAACATCAAGGACTACCAGGGCAACCTGGCCGCGCTGGGGGTCGACCAGATCAGCGAGTTCCCCCGCGCCACCGAGTGCATGCAGGAGATCATCGACTTTGTCGCCGACCTCGTGAAGCAGGGCTACGCCTACGCCTCCGAGGGCGACGTCTACTTCGACGTCGGCAAGGACCGCGAGTACGGCAAGCTCTCCAACCGCTCGGTCGCCGACATGCAGGGCGACGGCGGCGGCCAGGCGGCTAGAAAGAAGTCGGCCGCCGACTTCGCGCTCTGGAAGTCGGCCAAGCCGGGCGAGCCGAGCTGGGAGTCGCCCTGGGGCGATGGCCGGCCGGGCTGGCACATCGAGTGCAGCGCGATGAGCAAGAAGATCCTCGGCGAGACCTTCGACATCCACGGCGGCGGGCTCGACCTGGTGTTCCCGCACCACGAGAACGAGGTCGCGCAGAGCGAGTGCTGCCACGGCAAGCCGATGGTCAAGTACTGGGCCCACAACGGCCTGCTGCGGAAGGACTCGGCCGCCGGCAAGATCGGCGGCAAGTCCGACCGCGGTGAGCCCGACGCCGACGCCGGCGGCAAGATGAGCCGCAGCAAGGGCGCCGGCGGCCTGGCCGACCTGATCAAGAAGCAGGGGGGCGAGCGGATCCGCTTCTTCCTGCTCCGCACCCACTACCGCAGCACCGTGCTGTTCAGCGAGCCCGCCATCGAGGAGGCCGCCATCGGCCTCGAGCAGTTCTACCGCCTGTTCAAGCGCTACACCCGCGTCACCGGCAAGGACTTCTACGACCTGAAGCTTCCGACCGACGCCGCGATCCCCTGTCTGAGCGACCCCGCCGCCAAGGCCCGCGACAAGTTCCTCGCCGCCATGGACGACGACTTCAACACCGGCGGCGCGATCGGCGAGCTGTTCGAGCTCGCCAAGATCGCCAACAAGCTCTGCGAGGAGAAGAAGCTCGAGGAGTCCGACGCCGACGCCGACGCGGTCGCCGAGTTCACCGCCACGCTCACCGCCGTCAAGGAGCTGAGCGCCATCCTCGGCATCTTCCAAGCCCCTCCGGCCTCGGCCGGGGGAGAAACCGACGAGCTGCTCGGCAAGGTGATGCAGGTCGTGATCGACCTCCGGGCCGAAAGCCGCAAGGCGAAGAACTTCGCCGTGGCCGACGCCATCCGCGACGGCCTGGCGCCCACCGGCATCGTGCTGGAGGACCGCGCCGGCGGCACCGAGTGGTCCGGCGGCGGCGACGCGGCTATGGATGGCGTCATGCAGATGCTGATCGACCTGCGAGCCACCGCCCGCAAGAATAAGGACTTCGCCACCGGCGACGCCGTGCGTGACCAGCTCAATGCCGCCGGCGTGACCCTCGAGGACCGCGCCGGCGGCACCGAGTGGACCGCGGGGTAA